Proteins encoded within one genomic window of Vidua macroura isolate BioBank_ID:100142 chromosome 2, ASM2450914v1, whole genome shotgun sequence:
- the FHIP1B gene encoding FHF complex subunit HOOK interacting protein 1B isoform X1, protein MERMSWLSKLTPRAGGQRAPRSASLQPPVTADPETCLMVFKNHWAQVLRILERRGSKPAPDDLSAVRNNTYQMLNLLAEDRPWGDGDKDRSQGDGDMACGPILEFVAAENLLERLLCWHLQGDFTEERKVEQLKLYEMLISQARQPLLRHKPVLTPLLRLLSVCAEPASAPLENSLVLLLNQLCVSVAREPAILELFFHSHTDQGPANLIIFSLLIPFIHHEGARGQQARDALLLIMAMSASNRAVAQSITDNSYFCPVLATGLSALYSSLPRKIEVRGDDWHFLRREDWIGVSSLVLFMNSLEFCNAVIQVAHPLVQKQLVDYVHNGFLVPVMGPALHKTSVEEMIASTAYLDLFLRSVSETALLKTFLRFVLLHRHDNTTILDTLVGRINSNSRLCMVSLSLFRTLLSLNCEDVMLQLVLRYLLPCSHVMLSQKRAVRDLDIYGKTAAKFLSLIPRCCRPESPPPPRDRDEEPPSRARGHGSPGADAPPAPKPSTPSRLSFFMRQASAAPAEAAAPRSPGPPAGSPPRPGPRDEVAELDRNYLEYLRDARRSIDRCAWACRVWSAPYDGEDPRAPGPTPDPDSPPGRPPGPPTPRTKKRGLPEEGAREAPGGPLGGDEPRAGGPGPEPRDGGTLVNGAHGAAEPGRPEGDVVVKKVRRSPQGEGEGKGGAPNGAPQAQPPGWEPLPSVDSLLEELLARVPAEPPGAGVSIETFTEELREIEAEMQNGGVGGAPATPTEAPEPPLSHEEEEAFASFAALPEGDAGSGRAPPRPPDPLAQVVASPPRAVGPPPSQPFTGPFVSVLFGKLENMPHNSLYVNFLLTGLVAQLACYPQPLLRSFLLNTNMVFQPSVKSLLQVLGSVKNKIESFAATQEDFPALLFKAKKYLIARGRLDWAEGPGAVPALRRTDTLARSRKPSLGELLLRHANSPTRARHAAQLALQGLRDGGLHPLAPPARHGEALRVRNAVYCAVIFSEFLKELAAIAQAHAVTSPFLTEPPEE, encoded by the exons ATGGAGAGGATGAGCTGGCTGAGCAAGCTGACCCCACGGGCGGGCGGGCAGCGAGCCCCCCGCAGCGCCAGCCTGCAGCCCCCCGTCACCGCTGACCCCGAGACCTGCCTCATGGTCTTCAAGAACCACTGGGCACAG GTGCTGCGGATCCTGGAGCGGCGCGGGAGCAAACCAGCCCCCGATGACCTCAGCGCCGTCCGCAACAACACCTACCAGATGCTGAACCTGCTGGCTGAGGACCGGCCCTGGGGGGACGGGGACAAGGACAGGTCACAGGGGGACGGGGACATGGCCTGCGGGCCCATCCTGGAGTTTGTGGCTGCTGAGAACCTGCTGGAGCGGCTCCTGTGCTGGCATCTGCAGGGCGACTTCACCGAGGAGAGGAAG GTGGAGCAGCTGAAGCTGTACGAGATGCTGATCAGCCAGGCCCGGCAGCCCCTGCTGCGGCACAAGCCGGTGCTGACGCCGCTGCTGCGCCTGCTGAGCGTGTGCGCCGAGCCTGCCTCGGCCCCGCTGGAGAacagcctggtgctgctgctcaacCAGCTCTGCGTCTCCGTGGCACGCGAGCCGGCCATCCTGGAGCTCTTCTTCCACAGCCACACGGACCAGGGCCCCGCCAACCTCATCATCTTCTCGCTCCTCATCCCCTTCATCCACCACGAGGGCGCGCGGGGCCAGCAGGCACGGGACGCGCTGCTGCTCATCATGGCCATGTCGGCCAGCAACCGCGCCGTGGCCCAGTCCATCACCGACAACTCCTACTTCTGCCCG GTGCTGGCCACGGGCCTGAGCGCCCTGTACTCCTCCCTGCCCCGCAAGATCGAGGTGCGAGGAGACGACTGGCACTTCCTGCGGCGGGAGGACTGGATCGGCGTCTCCTCCCTCGTCCTCTTCATGAACTCGCTTGAGTTCTGCAATGCTGTCATCCAG GTCGCCCACCCACTGGTGCAGAAGCAGTTGGTGGATTACGTCCACAACGGGTTCCTTGTGCCCGTCATGGGGCCGGCGCTGCACAAG ACCTCGGTGGAGGAGATGATTGCGAGCACGGCGTACCTGGACCTGTTCCTGCGCAGCGTCAGCGAGACGGCGCTGCTGAAAACCTTCCTGCGCTTCGTGCTGCTGCACCGGCACGACAACACCACCATCCTGGACACGCTGGTGGGCCGCATCAACAGCAACTCCCGG ctgtgcatGGTGTCCCTGAGCCTCTTCCGGACCCTGCTCAGCCTCAACTGCGAGGATGTGATGCTGCAGCTGGTGCTCAG GtacctgctgccctgcagccacgTGATGCTGAGCCAGAAGCGGGCGGTGCGGGACCTGGACATCTACGGGAAGACAGCGGCGAAGTTCCTGTCCCTCATCCCGCGCTGCTGCCGGCCCGAGAGCCCCCCGCCACCCCGCGACCGGGACGAGGAGCCCCCCTCCCGGGCCAGGG GCCACGGCAGCCCCGGCGCAGACGCCCCCCCGGCTCCGAAGCCCTCCACGCCGTCCCGCCTCTCCTTCTTCATGCGCCAGGCCAGCGCGGCCCCCGCCGAGGCCGCtgccccccgctcccccggGCCCCCCGCGGGCAgccccccccggcccggcccccgggACGAGGTGGCGGAGCTGGACAGGAATTACCTGGAATACCTGCGGGACGCGCGGCGCAGCATTGACCGCTGCGCCTGGGCCTGCCGCGTCTGGTCGGCGCCCTACGACGGCGAGGACccccgcgcccccggccccACGCCCGACCCCGACAGCCCCCCGGGGCggcccccgggaccccccaccCCACGGACTAAGAAGCGGGGGCTGCCCGAGGAGGGGGCGCGGGAGGCGCCGGGGGGACCCCTCGGGGGCGACGAGCCCAGGGCCGGGGGGCCTGGCCCCGAGCCCCGGGATGGGGGGACGCTGGTGAACGGGGCGCACGGGGCGGCTGAGCCAGGGCGGCCGGAGGGGGATGTGGTGGTGAAGAAGGTCCGTCGGAGCCCCCAGGGCGAGGGGGAGGGCAAGGGGGGGGCTCCGAACGGGGCCCCTCAGGCGCAGCCCCCTGGCTGGGAGCCTCTGCCCTCGGTGGACTCGCtcttggaggagctgctggcccgCGTGCCCGCCGAGCCCCCTGGGGCCGGCGTCTCCATCGAGACCTTCACTGAGGAGCTGCGTGAAATTGAGGCCGAGATGCAGAACGGGGGCGTGGGGGGAGCCCCAGCCACCCCCACGGAAGCCCCTGAGCCGCCCTTGTCccacgaggaggaggaggcctTTGCCAGCTTCGCTGCGTTGCCCGAGGGGGACGCGGGCAGCGGGCGGGCGCCGCCACGGCCCCCAGACCCCCTGGCGCAGGTGGTGGCCAGCCCGCCGCGGGCGGTGGGGCCACCCCCCAGCCAGCCCTTCACAG gccccTTCGTGTCGGTGCTGTTTGGGAAGCTGGAGAACATGCCCCACAACTCTCTGTATGTCAACTTCCTGCTGACGGGGCTGGTGGCCCAGCTGGCCTGCTacccccagcctctgctccgCTCCTTCCTGCTCAACACCAACATGGTCTTCCAGCCCAGTGTCAAGTCCCTGCTCCAG GTGCTGGGCTCGGTGAAGAACAAGATCGAGAGCTTTGCTGCCACTCAAGAGGATTTCCCAGCGCTGCTCTTCAAGGCCAAGAAGTACCTGATTGCTCGGGGGCGGCTGGACTGGGCTGAGGGGccaggggctgtccctgctctgcgGCGCACCGACACCCTGG CCCGCAGCCGGAAGCCGTccctgggggagctgctgctgcgcCACGCCAACAGCCCGACCCGCGCGCGGCACGCGGCGCAGCTGGCGCTGCAGGGGCTGCGGGACGGGGGGCTGCACCCCCTGGCCCCCCCGGCGCGGCACGGCGAGGCCCTGCGCGTGCGCAACGCCGTCTA
- the FHIP1B gene encoding FHF complex subunit HOOK interacting protein 1B isoform X2, with protein sequence MERMSWLSKLTPRAGGQRAPRSASLQPPVTADPETCLMVFKNHWAQVLRILERRGSKPAPDDLSAVRNNTYQMLNLLAEDRPWGDGDKDRSQGDGDMACGPILEFVAAENLLERLLCWHLQGDFTEERKVEQLKLYEMLISQARQPLLRHKPVLTPLLRLLSVCAEPASAPLENSLVLLLNQLCVSVAREPAILELFFHSHTDQGPANLIIFSLLIPFIHHEGARGQQARDALLLIMAMSASNRAVAQSITDNSYFCPIEVRGDDWHFLRREDWIGVSSLVLFMNSLEFCNAVIQVAHPLVQKQLVDYVHNGFLVPVMGPALHKTSVEEMIASTAYLDLFLRSVSETALLKTFLRFVLLHRHDNTTILDTLVGRINSNSRLCMVSLSLFRTLLSLNCEDVMLQLVLRYLLPCSHVMLSQKRAVRDLDIYGKTAAKFLSLIPRCCRPESPPPPRDRDEEPPSRARGHGSPGADAPPAPKPSTPSRLSFFMRQASAAPAEAAAPRSPGPPAGSPPRPGPRDEVAELDRNYLEYLRDARRSIDRCAWACRVWSAPYDGEDPRAPGPTPDPDSPPGRPPGPPTPRTKKRGLPEEGAREAPGGPLGGDEPRAGGPGPEPRDGGTLVNGAHGAAEPGRPEGDVVVKKVRRSPQGEGEGKGGAPNGAPQAQPPGWEPLPSVDSLLEELLARVPAEPPGAGVSIETFTEELREIEAEMQNGGVGGAPATPTEAPEPPLSHEEEEAFASFAALPEGDAGSGRAPPRPPDPLAQVVASPPRAVGPPPSQPFTGPFVSVLFGKLENMPHNSLYVNFLLTGLVAQLACYPQPLLRSFLLNTNMVFQPSVKSLLQVLGSVKNKIESFAATQEDFPALLFKAKKYLIARGRLDWAEGPGAVPALRRTDTLARSRKPSLGELLLRHANSPTRARHAAQLALQGLRDGGLHPLAPPARHGEALRVRNAVYCAVIFSEFLKELAAIAQAHAVTSPFLTEPPEE encoded by the exons ATGGAGAGGATGAGCTGGCTGAGCAAGCTGACCCCACGGGCGGGCGGGCAGCGAGCCCCCCGCAGCGCCAGCCTGCAGCCCCCCGTCACCGCTGACCCCGAGACCTGCCTCATGGTCTTCAAGAACCACTGGGCACAG GTGCTGCGGATCCTGGAGCGGCGCGGGAGCAAACCAGCCCCCGATGACCTCAGCGCCGTCCGCAACAACACCTACCAGATGCTGAACCTGCTGGCTGAGGACCGGCCCTGGGGGGACGGGGACAAGGACAGGTCACAGGGGGACGGGGACATGGCCTGCGGGCCCATCCTGGAGTTTGTGGCTGCTGAGAACCTGCTGGAGCGGCTCCTGTGCTGGCATCTGCAGGGCGACTTCACCGAGGAGAGGAAG GTGGAGCAGCTGAAGCTGTACGAGATGCTGATCAGCCAGGCCCGGCAGCCCCTGCTGCGGCACAAGCCGGTGCTGACGCCGCTGCTGCGCCTGCTGAGCGTGTGCGCCGAGCCTGCCTCGGCCCCGCTGGAGAacagcctggtgctgctgctcaacCAGCTCTGCGTCTCCGTGGCACGCGAGCCGGCCATCCTGGAGCTCTTCTTCCACAGCCACACGGACCAGGGCCCCGCCAACCTCATCATCTTCTCGCTCCTCATCCCCTTCATCCACCACGAGGGCGCGCGGGGCCAGCAGGCACGGGACGCGCTGCTGCTCATCATGGCCATGTCGGCCAGCAACCGCGCCGTGGCCCAGTCCATCACCGACAACTCCTACTTCTGCCCG ATCGAGGTGCGAGGAGACGACTGGCACTTCCTGCGGCGGGAGGACTGGATCGGCGTCTCCTCCCTCGTCCTCTTCATGAACTCGCTTGAGTTCTGCAATGCTGTCATCCAG GTCGCCCACCCACTGGTGCAGAAGCAGTTGGTGGATTACGTCCACAACGGGTTCCTTGTGCCCGTCATGGGGCCGGCGCTGCACAAG ACCTCGGTGGAGGAGATGATTGCGAGCACGGCGTACCTGGACCTGTTCCTGCGCAGCGTCAGCGAGACGGCGCTGCTGAAAACCTTCCTGCGCTTCGTGCTGCTGCACCGGCACGACAACACCACCATCCTGGACACGCTGGTGGGCCGCATCAACAGCAACTCCCGG ctgtgcatGGTGTCCCTGAGCCTCTTCCGGACCCTGCTCAGCCTCAACTGCGAGGATGTGATGCTGCAGCTGGTGCTCAG GtacctgctgccctgcagccacgTGATGCTGAGCCAGAAGCGGGCGGTGCGGGACCTGGACATCTACGGGAAGACAGCGGCGAAGTTCCTGTCCCTCATCCCGCGCTGCTGCCGGCCCGAGAGCCCCCCGCCACCCCGCGACCGGGACGAGGAGCCCCCCTCCCGGGCCAGGG GCCACGGCAGCCCCGGCGCAGACGCCCCCCCGGCTCCGAAGCCCTCCACGCCGTCCCGCCTCTCCTTCTTCATGCGCCAGGCCAGCGCGGCCCCCGCCGAGGCCGCtgccccccgctcccccggGCCCCCCGCGGGCAgccccccccggcccggcccccgggACGAGGTGGCGGAGCTGGACAGGAATTACCTGGAATACCTGCGGGACGCGCGGCGCAGCATTGACCGCTGCGCCTGGGCCTGCCGCGTCTGGTCGGCGCCCTACGACGGCGAGGACccccgcgcccccggccccACGCCCGACCCCGACAGCCCCCCGGGGCggcccccgggaccccccaccCCACGGACTAAGAAGCGGGGGCTGCCCGAGGAGGGGGCGCGGGAGGCGCCGGGGGGACCCCTCGGGGGCGACGAGCCCAGGGCCGGGGGGCCTGGCCCCGAGCCCCGGGATGGGGGGACGCTGGTGAACGGGGCGCACGGGGCGGCTGAGCCAGGGCGGCCGGAGGGGGATGTGGTGGTGAAGAAGGTCCGTCGGAGCCCCCAGGGCGAGGGGGAGGGCAAGGGGGGGGCTCCGAACGGGGCCCCTCAGGCGCAGCCCCCTGGCTGGGAGCCTCTGCCCTCGGTGGACTCGCtcttggaggagctgctggcccgCGTGCCCGCCGAGCCCCCTGGGGCCGGCGTCTCCATCGAGACCTTCACTGAGGAGCTGCGTGAAATTGAGGCCGAGATGCAGAACGGGGGCGTGGGGGGAGCCCCAGCCACCCCCACGGAAGCCCCTGAGCCGCCCTTGTCccacgaggaggaggaggcctTTGCCAGCTTCGCTGCGTTGCCCGAGGGGGACGCGGGCAGCGGGCGGGCGCCGCCACGGCCCCCAGACCCCCTGGCGCAGGTGGTGGCCAGCCCGCCGCGGGCGGTGGGGCCACCCCCCAGCCAGCCCTTCACAG gccccTTCGTGTCGGTGCTGTTTGGGAAGCTGGAGAACATGCCCCACAACTCTCTGTATGTCAACTTCCTGCTGACGGGGCTGGTGGCCCAGCTGGCCTGCTacccccagcctctgctccgCTCCTTCCTGCTCAACACCAACATGGTCTTCCAGCCCAGTGTCAAGTCCCTGCTCCAG GTGCTGGGCTCGGTGAAGAACAAGATCGAGAGCTTTGCTGCCACTCAAGAGGATTTCCCAGCGCTGCTCTTCAAGGCCAAGAAGTACCTGATTGCTCGGGGGCGGCTGGACTGGGCTGAGGGGccaggggctgtccctgctctgcgGCGCACCGACACCCTGG CCCGCAGCCGGAAGCCGTccctgggggagctgctgctgcgcCACGCCAACAGCCCGACCCGCGCGCGGCACGCGGCGCAGCTGGCGCTGCAGGGGCTGCGGGACGGGGGGCTGCACCCCCTGGCCCCCCCGGCGCGGCACGGCGAGGCCCTGCGCGTGCGCAACGCCGTCTA